The nucleotide sequence GGACAAGTGCATCACCTTCGCCGGTGACCTGCACAATCCTACTGGCTTTGAATTCTGGGGAGGCGGCGTCCTGGTAGCACAGGGACCGGATCTGCTGTTTCTGAAAGACACGAATGGAGACGACAAATACGACGTGAAGGAACGTGTTGTTCACGGGTTCGACACCGCCGATACGCACCACACGATCAACAGCTTTGCTCTTGATCCGGGTGGCGCGATGTACTTCCAGGAAGGGACATTTCATCATTCGCAGATTGAGACCCCCTGGGGGGCTCCTCGCCGCGTCGCGAACGGGGCAGTGTTCCGTTATGAACCCCGGTCCCAGAAGACCGACGTCTACGTGACCTATGGATTCGCCAATCCACACGGCCATTCATTTAATGCCTGGGGACAGGACATCGTCGTGGATGGAACCGGTTCTGCTCCATACGACGCGACGCTGATGTCCAGCTTCCTCGAATACCCTCACAAGCACAGTGGCACACCGACGGTCTACAAACAACGCACACGCCCCTGCCCGGCGATTGAATACCTCAGCAGCAGCCACTTTCCTGAAGAGATGCGCGGCAGCCTGCTCGTCGGGAACGTCATCGGGCTCCAGGGAATCCTGCAGTACAAGGTTTTCGAGGACGGAGGGAGTTTCGGGGCGACCGAGTTCCCTGAAACACTGGTCATGTCGAGTGATCCCAATTTCCGTCCTGCCGATATCGAAACGGCACCGGATGGTACAATTTATTTCACCGATTGGCAGAATCCAATCATCGGACACATGCAGCACAACTTGCGTGACCCCAATCGCGACCGGATTCACGGCCGTGTCTACCGCATTCGATACGAGGGACGCGATCTGATCAAACCGATCCCCATTGCTGGTCAACCGATCGGCAAGCTGCTGGACGTTCTGAAAGAGAAAGATGACCGCGTCCGTTCACGAGCGCGCATCGAACTTTCCGCTCGACTCACCGCTGATGTGATTGCGGCGCTGGAACCCTGGCTCGCCCGGCTGGATAAGAATCATGCAGATTACGATCACCATGCACTCGAGGGACTCTGGGTTCACCAGCATCACAATGTGCTTAATACAGCATTGCTGGAACAACTTTTGAAGGCCCGGGATCATCGCGCACGGGCAGCCGCGATTCGTGTGCTGCAGGCTTGGCGGGATCGCGTCAGCAATACTCTGGATCTGCTGAAACAGGCGGCGAACGATGAGGCCCCCCGAGTTCGATTGCAGGCAATCTGGGCGGCCAGCTTCCTGCCGCAGGCGGAAGCGGCCGAAGTTGTGCTGATCGCGCGCGAAAAACCGACAGATGCGTTTATTGACCACATGTCGAAGGAAGTCATGCGGACGCTTCAACCCTATCTGGATCTTGCCAGCCGGGAAAACCGACGTGTGGAATTCACCTCCGATGCCGGTGCCAGGTACTTCCTGAAGAGTCTTACAAATGACCAGCTGCTGAACGAAAAGCGCGACCGACTGGTCTACGTGGAAATGCTGAACCGGCCTGGGCTGCGGGATGAAGCCCGACGCGAGGCCATCGAAGGACTTTCGCGGCTGGACAACAAGCCACAGTTGGCCGTGATTATGGATGCCATCAATACGCTGGACGGAAAGCAGTCGAATGCGGACGTCACCGTGATCTTTGATCTGGTGCGACAACTGACGGGACGAAGTGCCGCGGAACTGACGACGGCTCGTGCGGAACTCGAAAAGCTGGCGACATCCGCAAAGCAACCCATCTTCCGACAGATCGGGTTTGTCTCGTTGATCAATGTCGATGGCACGATCGATAAGTCCTGGGCGCTGGCGACAACCAGTTCAAACCACCTGATTGATTTCGTGAACGCGTTGCCATTGATCAGCGACGCCTCGATTCGGGCCAGTCTGTACGACAAGGTGGTGCCACTGCTTGACGGGCTTCCTGCTTCCATCGCCGGCACGACCTCTAAAGGAACGCTGGGACGCTATGTGCGAGTTGAGTTGCCCGGAAAGGGAACCTTGACACTTGCTGAAGTCGAAGTGCTCAGCGGTGGTGTGAATATCGCTCGCCGGGGCAAAGCGACGCAGAAGAATACCGCTTCGGGGGGGGATGCTTCCCGTGGTATCGATGGGAACAAGTCCGGTGCCTATGGCGATGGCGGGCAGACCCATACCGAAGAGAATACCGCACAGCCGTGGTGGGAAGTCGATCTGGGCGAGGTCTATCCGATCGATCAGATTAACATCTTCAACCGGACCGAGATTCCTGATCGGCTGGACCAGTTCACGTTGAAAGTGCTGGACGACAAGCGGGCTGAAGTCTTCGTCAAAGAGAAGAACCCTGCTCCAAAGGTCAGCGTTTCCTTCACTCTTGAGGGGGGCGGTCCCGAGTCGCTTGTCCGTCGTGCCGCCATGCTGGCCCTGACCTACGTTCGCGGACAGGAACCAAGAACGTTTTCACTGCTTCAAAAATTTGTGAAGGAAGATGTAGAACGAAGCACGGCCATTCGTGCTCTTCAGCGACTGCCACAGTCGGCCTGGCCGAAGGATGAAGCGGCGCCGCTGCTGGAGGTGTTGATTGCTTCGATTCAGAAGACCCCCGCGGCCGACCGGACATCTCCAGCGGCCCTGGATGCACTCGAGTTTTCCGACGCACTGACGACGCTGCTGCCGGTGGAAGAGGCGAAGAAGACGCGCGCCATCCTGGGTGAACTGGGCGTTCGCGTCATCAAGATCGGGACGATCTTCGAGAAAATGGCGTTCGATAAGGATCTGGTCGTTGTCGCGGCGGGCAAACCGGTCGAATTCCTGCTTGAGAACAGCGATCTGATGCCACACAACTTTGTGATCACTCAGCCAGGGGCACTCGAGGAAATTGGACTGATGTCTGAAGCCAACGCCCAACAACCGGCGTTTGCCGAGCGATACTACGTGCCGCAGTCGGACAAGGTTCTTGCCAAGAGTACCTTACTGCAGCCTCGCGACAGCCAGCGAGTCAGCTTTACGGCACCGCAGCAACCCGGCGTCTATCCCTTTGTGTGTACCTATCCGGGGCACTGGCGCCGCATGTACGGTGCCTTGTATGTCGTCCCGAATCTGGACGAGTATCTCGCCAGTCCGGAACCGTATCTCGCTGCGAATCACATAGAGCCGGTCGATGCATTGCTTAAGGATCGTCGGCCCCGAACCGAGTGGAAGTTTGAAGATCTGTCCGACATTGTTGCGACGCTCGCGGTAAGTCGTGGCCACGGAAACAGCGACGACCATTCGCATGCAAGACCCAACTTTGGCAATGGCAAGCAGCTGTTTACGGTGGCCAACTGTGTCGGCTGTCACAAATTCGACGGTGCTGGTCGCGAGTTTGGTCCGGACCTCACGAAGCTCGAACCCAAATGGACCAGTGTCGATATTCTCAAGGAAATTCTTGATCCTTCCGCCAAGATCAATGACAAGTACCAGACCAACGTCATTGAGCTGGGGAATGGAAAAGTCGTTACGGGGCTCGTGGTCGAAGAAACCCCCGATGTGATCAAGATCGTCGAAAATCCACTCATTAAGGCCGAACCGATCGAGGTCAAACGGAGTGAGATCGTCGAACGGGAAAAATCCAAAGTTTCCATCATGCCGAAGGGCCTGTTGGACAAACTGACTCGGGACGAAATTCTGGATCTCGTTGCGTACGTGAATTCACGAGGCAACCGGAACCATCCCGTTTACAAAGCGGGTGCCGAAAAAGGTGGACACAAGCACTAGCCCGCCTTGTCGGTCGCGATAGAGGAATCCCTGGCGGCGCTCAGGTGCCGCCGGGGATTCGCCTCATGCAAACTGGAGTCGGAACTGATTGTGGGCAGAGCCCCGGTGGGGTAAGGACTGACTGCCAGCACTGATCGTGACACGGCAGAAAGTGTTTATCTCGCCACCGCAATCTGCCATACTCCACCGGCCTGAACACGGGATGAGCCTGTTCCGTGAGGGGAAGAAAATCCCACGCAACCAGGACGGTCTGCGTAAGCCTGTGTGTGTATCTTGTGTCTTTTTGAAGGTTATTCCGTGAATCTTGCGACCATCGCCTGGAAAAGCATCCGTGAGCGCGGATTGGCTTCCTCATTGACCGCTCTCAGTGTAGCACTGGGCGTGATGTTGATGGTGGCGGTCCTTGTGATCTATGGGATCCTGCAATCCATATTCAGTCAGCGGGCCATCAACTACGACCTGATCGTGGGAGCCAAAGGGGATCCCCTGCAACTGGTCCTGAGCACCGTCTACCACATCAGTCCACCGATCGAGAATTTGCCCTATCGGTACTTTCAGGAATTGAAGAAGGATCCCCGTGTTGCTGTCGCCATTCCGGTTGCGATGGGGGATGTCACAGAACAAGGCGGTTTTCCGATTGTGGGGACCGTACCTGAATTTTTCGACGTCGACTACGCCCCTAAACAACCCTTTATGGTGAAAGGGCATGGGTTTCGGCGGGACTTCGATGCCTACATCGGCGACCGGGTTGCACGGGAGAATGGCTGGGGACTGGGGAGCAAGCTGAAACTGGTTCACGGAGGTGCGGAATCAGATCATGTCCATGATGAAGAATTTGAGGTGGTCGGGATCCTCGCCCCCACCGGGACGCCTCATGACAAAACGGTGTACGTGAATTTGAAAGGCTTCTACCAGATTCAGGGGCACGACAAACCTCTCAAAGAAGCGATCGAACGAGAACGTAAGTTCTTCGGTGAACCTGCTCTGACTGACGAAGAGCTCAAGTCAGAAATTGCCCGAATTCAGAAGAAATACGGAGTGCACGACCACAGTGCCGGGGGGCACGACCATCACGGACACAGCCACGATCTTCCCGATGTACAGAAGGAAGTGACGGCAGTCCTCCTGCAATGTAAATCCGCAATTGCTGCGAACCTGATGGCGGGGGAACTCAAGAAAGGGAATCAGGGACAGGGAGTGAATCCGATTGTTCCCATGCAGAGACTGTTCACGGAGTTTCTTGCCCCTGCGCAAGCGATGTTTCTGGTCATGACCGCCCTGATCGTGCTGGTATCAGGGATCGGGATTTTTGTGAGCATTTACAACTCGATGTCAGCTCGCCGACGTGAAATCGCCATCATGCGGGCGTTGGGGGCGCAACGAGGAACTGTCCTCACTATTGTCCTGGCGGAATCAATCATTCTCTGCGTAGGCGGAGGTCTGTTAGGTCTGTTGCTGGGCCATGGACTGGTCTTCGCAGCGGCCCCCATTGTCGCTGCAAAAACCGGTCTGCTGATCGACCCGCGTGCATTCTCCACCTACGAACTGGTCGTATTGCCGGTTCTCTTGCTGATGGGGGCGCTGGTCGGATTTCTGCCGGGGATGACGGCCTACCAGACGGATGTTGCCGAGTCGCTTAACAACTGATCGCCGCCATGGGGGCCTTGCGTCATCGTTTTAATGGGGCGAGCGCGAGCAGTTGGTCCAGCGTTACGCCCCAGCCTTGCTGGAAGCCCATTGCATCATGCCGCTTGCGTCCTTCGGGGGTGGTGTGCCGGACATGTCCCGTGTATTTTGTCCCCCCCGGTACCTTTTCGAATGAGATCGTTGCAGTGAAGGCGAACGGGGCTTCGGATGTGTCTTTGGGTCGATAACCCGGGCCCAGCAT is from Schlesneria sp. DSM 10557 and encodes:
- a CDS encoding PVC-type heme-binding CxxCH protein is translated as MKWHLCVFVLCISLSSTVSAQSQLELKKGDHICIVGGTVAERMQHYGWLETYIHAKFPDAELVFRNLAYSGDEINGFRDRNKRLRSMDFGTHDQWLSGNAPCPQVDKLSKRDEGKVRENRFELTNTNADVVFAFYGYNESFAGEAGLAEFKENVDAFIKHTLSQQYNGKSAPRLVLFSPIAHEFVGDPNLLSRTQVVAANARLNLYSNAMGEVARANSVLFVDLFTPTLKLFNGDSPVVGNSRDSKAPVATINGVHQNADGDRTIARVAVQGLFKSKSEQLDSIPASRLSSIQAAVNDKNFYWYNRYRVTDGYSTYGDRAFLKFSEGPGGYGDGLSNYSVGQRELDVLDTLTSNRDKVVWAAAQGKTIKPDDTNLPQFLEVISNKPGPLEGGKHLFLSGEEAIKKMTVAKNIKVELFADESMFPELINPVQMAFDTRGRLWVATWPTYPHWKPTTPMNDSLLILEDTNHDGKADKCITFAGDLHNPTGFEFWGGGVLVAQGPDLLFLKDTNGDDKYDVKERVVHGFDTADTHHTINSFALDPGGAMYFQEGTFHHSQIETPWGAPRRVANGAVFRYEPRSQKTDVYVTYGFANPHGHSFNAWGQDIVVDGTGSAPYDATLMSSFLEYPHKHSGTPTVYKQRTRPCPAIEYLSSSHFPEEMRGSLLVGNVIGLQGILQYKVFEDGGSFGATEFPETLVMSSDPNFRPADIETAPDGTIYFTDWQNPIIGHMQHNLRDPNRDRIHGRVYRIRYEGRDLIKPIPIAGQPIGKLLDVLKEKDDRVRSRARIELSARLTADVIAALEPWLARLDKNHADYDHHALEGLWVHQHHNVLNTALLEQLLKARDHRARAAAIRVLQAWRDRVSNTLDLLKQAANDEAPRVRLQAIWAASFLPQAEAAEVVLIAREKPTDAFIDHMSKEVMRTLQPYLDLASRENRRVEFTSDAGARYFLKSLTNDQLLNEKRDRLVYVEMLNRPGLRDEARREAIEGLSRLDNKPQLAVIMDAINTLDGKQSNADVTVIFDLVRQLTGRSAAELTTARAELEKLATSAKQPIFRQIGFVSLINVDGTIDKSWALATTSSNHLIDFVNALPLISDASIRASLYDKVVPLLDGLPASIAGTTSKGTLGRYVRVELPGKGTLTLAEVEVLSGGVNIARRGKATQKNTASGGDASRGIDGNKSGAYGDGGQTHTEENTAQPWWEVDLGEVYPIDQINIFNRTEIPDRLDQFTLKVLDDKRAEVFVKEKNPAPKVSVSFTLEGGGPESLVRRAAMLALTYVRGQEPRTFSLLQKFVKEDVERSTAIRALQRLPQSAWPKDEAAPLLEVLIASIQKTPAADRTSPAALDALEFSDALTTLLPVEEAKKTRAILGELGVRVIKIGTIFEKMAFDKDLVVVAAGKPVEFLLENSDLMPHNFVITQPGALEEIGLMSEANAQQPAFAERYYVPQSDKVLAKSTLLQPRDSQRVSFTAPQQPGVYPFVCTYPGHWRRMYGALYVVPNLDEYLASPEPYLAANHIEPVDALLKDRRPRTEWKFEDLSDIVATLAVSRGHGNSDDHSHARPNFGNGKQLFTVANCVGCHKFDGAGREFGPDLTKLEPKWTSVDILKEILDPSAKINDKYQTNVIELGNGKVVTGLVVEETPDVIKIVENPLIKAEPIEVKRSEIVEREKSKVSIMPKGLLDKLTRDEILDLVAYVNSRGNRNHPVYKAGAEKGGHKH
- a CDS encoding ABC transporter permease, with the translated sequence MNLATIAWKSIRERGLASSLTALSVALGVMLMVAVLVIYGILQSIFSQRAINYDLIVGAKGDPLQLVLSTVYHISPPIENLPYRYFQELKKDPRVAVAIPVAMGDVTEQGGFPIVGTVPEFFDVDYAPKQPFMVKGHGFRRDFDAYIGDRVARENGWGLGSKLKLVHGGAESDHVHDEEFEVVGILAPTGTPHDKTVYVNLKGFYQIQGHDKPLKEAIERERKFFGEPALTDEELKSEIARIQKKYGVHDHSAGGHDHHGHSHDLPDVQKEVTAVLLQCKSAIAANLMAGELKKGNQGQGVNPIVPMQRLFTEFLAPAQAMFLVMTALIVLVSGIGIFVSIYNSMSARRREIAIMRALGAQRGTVLTIVLAESIILCVGGGLLGLLLGHGLVFAAAPIVAAKTGLLIDPRAFSTYELVVLPVLLLMGALVGFLPGMTAYQTDVAESLNN